A stretch of the Manis pentadactyla isolate mManPen7 chromosome 16, mManPen7.hap1, whole genome shotgun sequence genome encodes the following:
- the LOC130681257 gene encoding LOW QUALITY PROTEIN: uncharacterized protein LOC130681257 (The sequence of the model RefSeq protein was modified relative to this genomic sequence to represent the inferred CDS: deleted 2 bases in 1 codon; substituted 2 bases at 2 genomic stop codons), which yields MGQAVTTPLSLMLDHWTEVRARAHNLSVEVKKRPWQTFCTSEWPTFNVGWPLEGTFDLPTLLAVKAVVFQDSSQGHPDQQPYIVVWQELVENPPPWVKPWVQKKMGPRVLTAQTQPQKKEKETTKVYPDTQDLLMVDDPPPPPYPPAPTAPPAPPAPALPAPPAPAPSVPDAEAVGPAPGPAQGTWRRRGATLDPPGIFPLRSYGVPILGEEGDPPFQPLQYWPFSSADLYNWKPQKLTGLVESLMFSHQPTWDDCQQLLQVLFTTEERERILLEARRNVPGTDGRPSQLPHDIERGFPLTRPNWDFNSPEGRERLTIYRQALVAGLRGAARRPTNLAKVREVSQGATEAPAVFLERLIEAFRRYTPFDPTSEGHSASVALAFIGQSAPDIRKKLQRLEGLQDLSLRDLVKEAEKVYHKRETEEEKELRKEKERESKEEKRDRKYERNLTKILAAVVESKGRPPSSGRTSKAGLGNXPPLDKDQCAYCKEKGHWVKECPKKPPRGPPKKVLSLLEDEDXGRRGLEPLPEPRITLKVEGQPVEFLVDTGAQHSVLTQARGPLSSKKSWVFGATGQRQYAWTTQRTVDLGVGQVNHSFLVIPECPTPLLGRDILTKVGAQISFRAEDTRVTDREKKPLGLSILSIRLEDKYRLFKEPEPSRVNQRWLTEARKQTVTQIPVPTTPRQVREFLGTAGFCRLWIPGYATLAAPLYPLTKGAAPFVWGPEQQQAFDEIKKALLSAPALALPDVTKPFVLFVDERSGVAQGVLTQQWGPWKRPVAYLSKKLDPVSSGWPACLRVVVAVALLVKDSDKLTLGQKLTVVAPHALESVIRQPPERWMSNARMTHYQTLLLNRDRVEFAPPAILNPATLLPDSGKEVLHTCQEILAEETGTRQDLQDQPLGGPGLLTWYTDGSSYIMDGKRMAGAAVVDDDRIIWASGLPTGTSAQRAELIALTQALRMAEGYEPWRLCRKRWASIKEAYRPEDLSVPHQFQVGDPVYVRRHRTGNLEPRWKGPFIVLLTTPTAVKVDGVSSWIHASHLKKAPPSDSDWRVTRTDNPLKLRLCKRNYVVSNSNAPAVSNPPEP from the exons atgggacaggcagtgacgaccccccttagcctgatgTTAGATCATTGGACGGAAGTCAGAGCGAGGGCACATAACTTGTCAGTAGAAGTGAAAAAGAGAccttggcagactttctgtacctccgaatGGCCCACCTTCAATGTTGGGTGGCCCTTGGAGGGGACTTTTGATCTCCCCACTTTAttagcagtaaaagctgttgtcttCCAGGATTCGTCTCAAGGACACCCGGATCAGCAACCCTACATTGTAGTCTGGCAAGAGTTGGTGGAGAACCCcccaccctgggtaaagccctgggtacAAAAGAAAATGGGCCCTCGAGTTTTAACTGCCCAGACTCAacctcagaaaaaggaaaaagaaactaccAAAGTTTACCCCGATACTCAAGATTTGcttatggttgatgatccccctccccctccttaccctcccgcCCCTACAGCACCCCCGGCGCCCCCAGCCCCGGCACTCCCAGCACCGCCAGCCCCGGCACCCTCAGTCCCTGATGCTGAGGCAGTGGGGCCGGCTCCAGGACCTGCCCAGGGAACTTGGCGCCGCCGAGGGGCCACCTTGGACCCACCGGGTATTTTTCCTCTCCGGTCTTATGGAGTTCCCATCCTTGGGGAAGAAggggacccgcctttccaacctctgcaatattggCCCTTCTCCTCTGCTGATTTGTATAATTGGAAACCGCAGAAACTAACTGGTCTggtagagtccctgatgttttcccaccagcccacctgggatgactgtcagcagcttttgcaggtgctcttcaccacggaagagagagagaggattctCCTGGAGGCACGAAGGAATGTGCCTGGAACCGACGGGCGACcttcgcaactccctcatgacaTAGAGAGGGGGTTCCCGTTGActagacccaactgggactttaattctccagaaggtagggagcgactaaccatctatcgtcaggctctggtggcaggtctccgTGGGGCTGCAAgacgccccaccaatttggccaaggtaagagaggtcagccagggagccactgaagcacCCGCAGTATTCTTAGAGCGCCTGatagaagccttcaggcggtatactccctttGATCCCACTTCTGAGGGGCATAGTGCTTCAGTGGCCCTTGCTTTTATCGGACAGTCGGCACCCGACATTAGAAAAAAACTTCAGAGATtggaaggcttacaggatttgtcgctgagggatttggtgaaagaagcagagaaagtttatcataagagagagactgaggaagagaaggagttaaggaaggaaaaggaaagggaaagtaaagaagaaaagagggataggaagtatgagagaaatttaacaaagattttggccgcagtagtagaaagtaagggacgcccgccctctagtggtagaactagtaaggcaggg cTGGGCAACTgacctcctttggataaagatcagtgTGCGTACTGCAAGGAGAAGGggcattgggtgaaagaatgccctaagaaACCACCGCGGGGACCTCCGAagaaggtgttgtctctgctagaAGATGAggattagggaagacggggctTGGAGCCCCTCCCCGAGCCTAGGATAACTCTGaaggtggaggggcaacccgttgagtttcTGGTAGataccggtgctcaacattcagtACTGACCCAAGCTAGAGGCCCCCTTTCtagcaaaaagtcttgggtgttCGGGGCCACGGGTCAGAGACAATATGCATGGACTACCCAAAGAACAGTGGACTTAGGAGTGGGACAAGTAAACCACTCATTCCTtgttataccggaatgccctacacccttgttaggaagagacatcttgaccaaagtcgGGGCCCAAATATCCTTTCGGGCTGAAGATACCCGAGTGACTGATAGAGAGAAGAAACCTTTGGGCCTAAGTATTCTGTCCATAAGATTAGAAGACAAGTACCGCCTTTTTAAGGAACCAGAACCCTCCCGAGTTAAtcaaaggtggcttactgaagcccggaagcagactgtgacgcagatccCGGTCCCTACTACTCCGCGCCAAGTCCGCGAATTTCTGGGAACAGCAGGGTTCTGTAGATtatggatacccggatatgccaCCTTAGCCGCCCCCCTGTACCCCCTAACCAAAGGggcagccccgtttgtttggggaccTGAAcagcaacaggcctttgatgagatCAAGAAGGCCCTCCTGTCGGCACCCGCTCTGGCCTTGCCAGACGTGACTAAGCCATTCGTCCTTTTTGTGGATGAACGGAGTGGAGTGGCTCAGGGCGTGTTGACCcagcaatggggaccttggaagagacctgtcgcctatttgtcaaaaaaattagacccagtAAGTAGCGGATGGCCTGCCTGTTTGAGAGTAGTGGTGGccgtggccctcctagttaaagattctgacaagctGACACTGGGACAGAAACTTACTGTGGTTGCTCCGCATGCGTTGGAGAGTGTAATTCGGCAGCCACCCGAGAGATGGATGtcgaatgccagaatgactcactaccaaaccttactcctgaatcgtgatcgtgtggagTTTGCCCCCCCTGCCATTCTAAACCCGGCCACTCTGCTTCCCGATTCAGGGAAGGAagtgcttcatacctgccaggaaatcctggctgaggagacaggCACCCGCCAGGACTTGCAAGATCAGCCCTTAGGAGGACcgggactcctgacttggtatacggacgggagcagttacatcatggatggtaagagaatggctggagctgcagtagtagatgatgacCGGATTATATGGGCCAGTGGACTCCCAACGGGCAcctctgcacagcgagcagaacTCATCGCCCTGACTCAGGCCCTaaggatggcagaag GTTACGAGCCTTGGAGGCTGTGCAGAAAGAGGTGGGCCTCCATCAaggaagcctatcggccagaggacctCTCAGTGCCTCACCAGTTCCAGGTGGGAGACCCCGTCTACGTGAGAAGGCACCGGACAGGAAACCTCGAGCCACGGTGGAAGGGACCTTTCATCGTCCTCCTGACTACtcccacagctgtgaaagtagacgGCGTCTCTTCCTGGATACACGCTTCACATCTAAAGAAGGCACCCCCGTCGGACTCGGACTGGCGAGTAACTCGGACTGATAATCCTCTTAAGCTTCGCTTGTGTAAAAGGAACTATGTTGTTAGTAATTCTAATGCTCCTGCTGTTTCCAACCCCCCAGAGCCTTAA